The Fodinibius saliphilus genomic interval ATTGTTCTGTTAATACTGGATGAGTGATAGTATGTGCTCCAATCGTTATTAAAGGGTTTTCATCAAGCCTAACAATCTCATCCCAGGATAGAAATCTTTCTGTTTGACAGGATCTTCTTTTGTAATTGTTTAGTTCTGCCAACTCATTCATGAACCTTTCTTTTTCCTCAAAAGTACTTTTCTTTAGAGGTTCACGTAACCGGTTATATACTTGTACTTTACGCTCCTCATTTTTTAATGACACTTCAGAAATGTCTCTTAATCTAAGACTATCAAACTTTTCAATTGCTTGGGCCAACTCAATTTCATAAGGATACGCCTCTCTATCAATGAAACCAGTTGTAATAAATATAATTGCTTTTGCATTATATTTCTCTAGCAGTGGTAAAGCCTCTAGGTTATTTCTATAGCCATCATCAAAGGTTATAAGTTTCCCTTTATCATTTTCGATATCAAAATTATTTACAGTATTTTGATAATCAGACCTGTGTTTTAAATATTTTTCTAACTCTTGAGAAGTAACACTATATAACTTTTGCGGACCCAAAAAAATATCCAAATCATTTATTATATGATGGAACATAGAAACTTCTATCATTACACATTCTTTTAACGGCTGTTGCTCATTTTCGCCAATGAACAAGATCCCAACCAATTAACTTTTCTAAGCGTTGAATTTCTGGCTCAATCATCTCGAGTAGTTCAGAACGTAATTCAGGTGAAATACCTTTTTCATATTCATCTTTATCCTTTAAAATTTTTCCCAGATATGGTGTCTGCTCTAATTTTCTAGCAACAATATCTAAATTCAATTTGCGTAATCCCCCACCAATAAAAGAATCTCTTAAACTAGTCTTTAAATGTAGCCATCCTTGGTTTATAGGTGTCTGTTTACCAGAAGCTATATTAACCTTTTTGTCCAAGAAACTTGGTTTAAAGTTTTTATCAACTTCTAAAAAAGAAAGTATGGACTTTAAATAATTTTCTGGGTCTTTTTTAAGATCTCGAAAATCTAAAAAAAGAAATTGATCCTCATTAAAATATTGAAGGTATCTTTCAATATGT includes:
- a CDS encoding polysaccharide deacetylase family protein, with protein sequence MFIGENEQQPLKECVMIEVSMFHHIINDLDIFLGPQKLYSVTSQELEKYLKHRSDYQNTVNNFDIENDKGKLITFDDGYRNNLEALPLLEKYNAKAIIFITTGFIDREAYPYEIELAQAIEKFDSLRLRDISEVSLKNEERKVQVYNRLREPLKKSTFEEKERFMNELAELNNYKRRSCQTERFLSWDEIVRLDENPLITIGAHTITHPVLTEQSMWTVYYEMRKSKKRIEEKLGHKIYHFSYPYGANNFVVRNLARLSGFKYGFTTKKRLIKRRPNLMALPRIEIKNLLKQLGN
- a CDS encoding sulfotransferase family protein; the encoded protein is MEIDVFHIGPQKSATTWVYKCLKEHNEVLVPNNDSIHYYDMYFNNGKEWYASFFQKQNSKKIVIDPTPSYIRSPWAPRRIADDYPKAKFIVCLRHPIDRAFSHYWHEKKKQKIAFEFSEVLENYDLYSSWIEPGLYAEHIERYLQYFNEDQFLFLDFRDLKKDPENYLKSILSFLEVDKNFKPSFLDKKVNIASGKQTPINQGWLHLKTSLRDSFIGGGLRKLNLDIVARKLEQTPYLGKILKDKDEYEKGISPELRSELLEMIEPEIQRLEKLIGWDLVHWRK